In Glycine max cultivar Williams 82 chromosome 10, Glycine_max_v4.0, whole genome shotgun sequence, the DNA window atgaataggtatgtaaactatctatacaaaaagaaagaaaatcacgcaagagaaatgttgtgtaaaaacaagtatagaatgtgttggtcttcctaataggttcctgatgctaaaatggatgttctctatctaacaatgctcatgtattcctatgttgtctcctggactgctagaccccaattcctcatgataacttagcctaatcctaatcaagcctcgtccgcaaattcctcttgtaagactaaactcaaccagaaccgcattaagacacgcatacacaactaagtttgtgtaccccgattcctcgtgatagtacaacaacttagctccatactatcaaggactttagaattagaccagtttccactgttgaatgaccctaacaaagcatgcatctacgtgatcaaggtaaaggaatactggaatgaaaagcagatagcacagagagcACACAAAACAttattacatagatagaaatatatttacatcaggtacctacagggaagatccaacagaggatttaactttccatagtccggaaacctcctttacaacacagagaagaacaagatgaaagattgcaaaaatacaagtggtgaggatgtctccttcacctctaggatctcacaatcattcacaaactcatctcaagctctcagaacggctTCCGCTTCGAGCTctcgtctctgcagatcttcacacaataaaatctctcagaactctctggaacttggacctttctctctctagaacttccaaaacatgcaaaagctttaAGCCAAGGCCAGACTCTTGTGCATGCAGAggcttttcaagaaaaaaatgccCAAACTCCTGcaaaaaatctgatttcaagcttaaataggcgggattttggcttagcacgCTTCTCTCGCTTAGCGAATGAGCTGAAGCAGTGTGCTTGATGACCTAGAGTGGTGCGCTCAGCGAACCTGACAGCCCATCtttttctggattcttcctcgcgcttagccgctgagtgtcgcgcttagcgaatgctcgctaagccagtagattggcttagcgagaaggtgaaaacaacacttttgccaatttgcctaattaacctgaaattgagagaaattgattattaaacacacaaaacaaaagtataaattatctattacctatatttaacagaaagtacttataatattacaaaacaactataaattggagaagtttgatacaatatacacaagttttatacacaaaagttagtcgtattcatcgactaacacatatttcaatgaatgttGCCAAATGTGCATAAGGGTCCTCATTGGGTAATCCTTGGAATAggttcccctgtattaaatgaatccAAGATTGAGGGTAATTTATGTTGTGAGCTTGCACTTCAAGACGTGCAATGCTAGTAAAGAATTGCGACACTGAACTGCTTGAATAGTCCTCAAGGGTAACCCTTTGTTGGTGTTCATCAGCCATGATAATAGCTTCTGGTAAATATGTCACGGACTCCTTTGATGATGGTGAGTTAGATGATGaagaatcagaaaaatgagtttcttcctcaagaatggacgCTATTGTCCTGTCTTGCAGCAATTTTCTTCTCCTCTTGGCTCTGTTCCTTCTTAATGTAGCTTCAATCTCCAAGTCCAATAgaactaaattgcctgtgggagatctatgcatataaaacactaacaaaaacaacagttatccagttcaagaggaaaacaaatgTGAATCAAAAGCAAATATTCACAGTTaaccaaagaataaagaattgacacctaggactgaactaactttccaaatagaaagaagttccccgacaatggcgccaaaaacttggtCGAGCCCGACAAGTGCACCAAAtcgtgcaagtagtataaaatggtaagaaccgagtatcgaactcccggggaacttgtgttactgggtaaagctatattcagtggataggtgtctagtatgaaaaaatatgtatggactatgaacaggtatgtaaactaactattcaaaaggaaaatcacgtgagtaatgatgtgtaaagatgagtagacaacgtgttggtcttcctattaggtgcctgatgttataaggatattctcaaattaacaatgctcatgtgttctatggtgtctcctgaaatgctaaaccctaaTTCCTCGTGATaatctagcctaatcctgatcaagcatcattctcagattcctcttgttggactaaactcaaccagaactgcattaagataaacatacaaacaactaggttatcgtaccccgatccctcgtgataatacaataaactagccccgtcctatcaagttctaagaatcagactagtttccactgttgaatgatcctaacaaagcatgtatctacgtgatcaaggcaaaagcacactgaaatgacgtactgatagcatagagaacacataatacatcattaaatagatatataggtatttacatcaagtacctacaaggaagaaccaacagaggatttagctctccatatctgggaagcttcctttacaacaaagagaagagaaaaatgaagggttgaagaaatacaagtggtggggatgtctcctccacctctagaacctcacaatctctCATAGACTCATCTCATTCtctcaggatggcttcctcttcaagctcagttctctgccagtcttcgcacagcaaaagctctcaaaactctctggaacttggacctttctctctctagaaatctctaaacatgcaaaagcttcgagaatttcccaaactccctctccatttctgattttaggcttaaataggtgttGTTGGTGCTTGCGCGCTTAACGCAACTCTGGATCGCTTAGCGAGTATAAGTGAATTTCGACTTAGCGGTCGGCTTCTCGCTTAGCGAATGCAtgcaagcggtgcgcttagcaggATGAgctctcgcttagcgcatgtgtcctgctcatccttcttccagattcttcctcgcgcttagctgCAAGAGAGGTGCACTCagtggatggctcgctaagccagcagattggcttagcgagcagatcAAAATTTGTACTTCACaaatttgcctaattaacctgaaattgaaaggaaatgattattaaatacacaaaatgggagtactaagtatttattacctatatttaacaaaaagtaattacaacactacaaaataaccttAAATGGGAGGAGTTAGATATAATTTTCACAGATttattacacaaaagttagtcatattcatcgactaacaggcTCCCATTGACACCTACAAAGAGACAGACATTTTGGGACTGCGATGATGAAGCAAGGAGCTCTCAAATTTCACTTGCACAGCTTTCacctaacaaattaaaaaaacatgacgCAATTTAGTGCATTTGGTTGCTTGCAAGTTGtgcaaaccaattttttttttgcctgcTTTTTGCAAATTGTAAATTGGCTCCCAACTTTACTTCTCTTGCTGTGGTGTTCCTGTAAAACTTTAATcacaaattttgttaaaatttcaaACTTATTTTGTATCCAAATATTGTGGGGTTTAAGTTTTGTTGTTTATCCGGTCTCACCTTAACTATTAGACTATATTTCAAAATCCTTATTTGTTCAAtcgttaaaataaataaagacaaaGCATGATTATATTAATGGTTATAAAGGCATGTTTCAAGAAACTCGACAAATTGTCAAAGTTCATACAATACCTACGCAAATGTTATGAATTCAAATGTATGGCGAAAGACGAAACAAGTAAGATCTGGAAATACAAATCACAGATGGTTGGAGAGAAAATTCAGAAAACATGTTCTTGACAATGATGATATAAATGATACCTTAAATTTCAATCAAAGTTTTAGGGGGCCATTAAAGCATCTAATTTTAAGGAGTACATGGTTAATTGTCTCAGCACAAAGTATGCACACCAAAACAAAGTAACATCTTAGAAATAATTACCACGAAACATCGATGACCATGACAGCTAAACCAACATTCATATCTGATTAATTTTCTAAGAACAAAATATACACATCAAGACAAAAGTATCAGCTTTCAAGTCTCTACACACATGATCTTAAATCATCAATGATATgtaattaagtatttatttattatcaatcATTGTTTAGCCTCATTTGTTATTTTAGATGGCATGTTTGCCTTGATTTAACTTTGACAAATACAGAATCGGATATTTTATAAATCTACTCCATCtttcatcatatctcccaaTATGATGTACGATTAATAACccaagcaaaaagaaaaaacaatttctGCCTAGATTGACACCCTACTTCTGCCATTCATAAcatctttcatatcaaatttcTTATCAATGCCGCCAAACCATGGCTATAATCATGCCTATACTTTCATGTCTAATCATTTTTATGAAAGTATGGTCCATTTAACCAACTGTCAACATTCATAGTTTTAGTCATTTCGCTTATGCTTAGTGTTTATTACATACTTTTGAAGTTTTAATCCACCATGTATTGTAACATCCCAACAAGAAATCACTGAAAATTTTATAACTCAGTCAACATTAACAACAAGTATCAAGAACATGGATAACCATCAACATGAAAAGCATATTGATCCAGCACAAGCAAGGATGAACAGAAAATGTATCAGGCAACACAAAGTTGATGATCAGCCTCACCACATTGTGCATGCACATGTCAGTGTGTGTTCATAATATACAAAAAATCATTGTAagcaatttaaaatattatcttccaaattacaattaacatttgtaattagtttattaatttaatacaatgtccacatttttttgttacacaAAGGCAACCAAGCTGTAAGTTGCATTCAACATTATGGTCAGAGGATGAGGCTTCTGATTCATCAAAATAGATTCCACTTAACTTAGATTTAATTCACTTTTTTAGCTAATGTTTCTGATTCATCAGAGGATGAGGCTTCTGATCAACACAAGGTACCACTCAAAATCtactttatcaaattaaatctcAAGATTATCATGTTATAACCTGATCTAAGTGCAATTTTCATAGGGTATGCTTCAATTTCTTTagttgaaaatcaaaattgtgTCCTCAGCTAATGAGCCTGCAATTAACAGAGAAGgtaacaattaatattcttaaaCACTATGTTAGTAGCTTAGCCTCGGATGGGTTGCACTGTGCAGAACCCTTTTTGTTTATCGTGTTCCAATTTACATGTTTTgtctaaaacattttcaatagcCAACATCATTTTGCCATATGTCATTAAACAATTTCAGGGTACTCTGATCTTGGTGACCAACTCATGCAATGTAGCCACTGTAATGCAAATATGTGGTATGATGAAAGAATCTCAAAACGTGTAAGTACTACAAACCCAACATTCAACTTATGTTGTGGAGGTGGCAAAGTTGAACTTCCATTGTTACAAAATCCACCTAAATATCTCCACCAACTTTTGTATGATCATGATACATCTGATAGTAAAAATTACCAACAAAACATAAGGACATATAACATTATGTTTACCTTTACTTCTACTAGTATTAAGTTCgacaaatcaattaatcattcaaGAGGACCTCCTACAATAAGAATTCAAGGTCAACCATGTCATAGAATAGGAAGCATGTTACCAATGCCTGGGAAAGAACCTCAATTTGCACAATTGTATATCTTTGACACAGAAAATGAAGTGCAGAATAGGATTAATGCAGTAAGGTAGTTACTCTTTCATTCTTATTATTATGAATGCACAACATCCATAAAGAATGTTAGATTTAAACatatttcaattctttattctgCATTGCTAAGCTTGCaatcatcatatatataattgtctACTTTTGTCAACAGTCCACATAATCAAATTCAAGCACACATTGTTTCACAACTTAGTGAGAAGCTAGATGAATACAACGTGCAAGCAAAAAGTTTCAGGATGGCATAATGTCAGGTTGAAATTGATTGCTAACCGTGAAAAAGATGGTCGTACATATAATGTACCTACTGTTCCAGAAGTTGCAGCACTAATTGTAGGCAATTTTGATGCAAATTCAAAgagatattattattgaaacCCAGCATGGACAATTACAAAGGATCCATGAATTACATTCTAGTTATCTAGCTCTACAATACCCTCTCCTATTTCCTTACAGGGAAGATGGATATAGACCTGATATCCTACATAGTAGTACACCAGGTAGcaagaaaaggaagagaaatcgtCTTACAATGAGGGAGTGATTTGCTTACAGGCTATAATGCAGATCAAATGAATCAAAAACTTTGTTGTATTCTAGGAGACTATTCCAACAATTTGTTGTTGAGGGGTATACTATGGTTGAATCAGAAAGGCTTTCTTACAtcagaaacaacaaaaaaaaacttcgaGTTGACAAGTTTTGCAGCTTACAACACTCTTTGGATGATGGAAGCACAAAAGGCCTAAATAAAGGTAAAAGAGTCATTTTGCCTTTAACTTTTGTTGGCAGTCCATGCTATATGGATTAACTTTACTTTGATGGTATGACCATATGCAGCCATGTGGGCTTCCCAAATCTGTTTATTACTTTAATCTACAATCCAAATTGGCCTGAAATCCATAGATTGTTGAATCCCTTGAATCTGAAAGCAACAGATAGACCAGACATAATCTCCAGAGTCTTCAAACTAAAGTATGAACAAATGTTGATGGACCTAACAAAGAATCAGATGGTAGGGAAAGTTATTGCATGTAAGTTGATTCTAACTTTGgtgaatttatattatatgcCAGATACTTATTTTGCACTGTTAATATTAACCGCACAACCATATCTGATAACTTTAATTGTTGTCTATTAATAGTCTTACTAATGAATTGCATATATGTATAGAATAGAATTTCAAAACCGAGGGGATGCCTCATGTCCATTTGTTACTTGTTTTACATCCCGGTAACAAATATCCATCTTCAAAtgaaatttatcaaattatatCACCAGAGATACCTTCACAGCAAGATGATCCAGAACTGCattcattagtaaaaaaaaccATATGGTGTTATCTCCATGCATGAAAGAAGGCAAGTGCAGTCGTTTCTATCCTAAAATGTTCCAGCCATATATTGTTTTAGATGCAGATGGTTATCTAGTCTATCGTAGGAGAAACAATGGTCACACAATTCATAAAAATGGTGTTATAATTGATAACAGGTATATTGTACCTTACAATCCAAGATTGCTTAGAAAATACCAAGCTCATATCAATGTTGAATGGTGTAACCAAAGCActtctatcaaatatttatttaagtacaTCAACAAAGGATATGATAGAGTAACTGTTGTTTTGATTCATGATGATAATGATCCAATTCACAATGGTAGTACTCATAATGATGAGATCAAAGAATATCTAGATTGCAGGTATTATTAAACTTTAATCTCTAATTTATTTGACCATTATTGTTTTAACACCTACATCTATCTTCCTGACAGATACATATGTCCCTGCGAATCTACTTGGAGAATCTTTGGGTTTCCAATACATGGCAAAAAACCTGTTGTTGAAAGATTACAGTTCCATCTTCCAGGCCAACATAATGTTGTCTATGAAGaccatgatgatattgatgatgTGCTGTCTAAAACAAATATCTCAGATTCAAAGTTTATTTCATGGATGAACATCAACCAAAATTTTGTTGAAGGAAGAAGTCTTACTTATGTAGAATTTGTTTCTAAGTTTGTATATAGTAAGAAGAAAAGATGTTGGCAGCTTAGGAAGAAAGGCTACACCATTGGTAGGTTACTATGGGTCCCACCAATTACAGGCGAATTATTTTACTTCATTTGAGGATTTAAGAGCAATTGGTAATGTTCAATACCCTACATATAGAGAAGCATGTTTTGCTATGGGTCTTTTGCAAGATGATAAAGAATTCATTGAGGCAAtcaaagaagcaaaagactGGGGCTCAGCACATTATAAGGAAGCTATTTGTGTTGTTACTTTTAACTGCAACAATGAACAAACCTGAACAAGTTTGGGACCAAACTTGGCATTGGATGGTTGATGACATtgtctataattataaaaaatcatcaacaaGTCCAGGTTAGTATTAATTTCCCATGACACAAATGAATATTGATCTGACACataatttgactttttttccttttgtgtcTTAGCATTACAGCTTGATGATAGGACTCTTCAAAATCTGGtcttgcttgaaattgaacaactattgcaaacaaatcaaagatcgCTTACAGACTATCCTTCAATGCCATATCCAGAAGATGCGAATTGCCCAACCtatctgtagaagcaaagcttcatggtgaatgtgattcaaaggtgttttgatgataacaatgatgacaataaaagatgatgacaaaggtgatgaaaaaaaaatctcaaagatcaaagaacaactcaagtgaatcaagaacaagtcaagagttcaagaatcaagaaggattcaagatctcaagaatcaatatcaagattcaagaatgaagaaaagactcaatcaagataagtattaaaaagttttttcaaaactttgaatagcacatgagtttttgacaaaatctttaccaaagagtttttactctctgtaatcgattaccataatggtgtaatcgattaccagtatcaaaatgagtttgaaaaagttttcaaactgaatttacaacattccaattattttcaaaaggctgtaatcgattacaatgttttgttaatcgattaccagtgtccttgaacgttggaattcaaatttaaatgtgaagagtcacatcctttcactcaaaagttttgtgtaatcgattacactaatttggtaatcgattaccagtgactgtttttgaaaaaaaatcaaaagatgtaactcttcaaaaaggttttgactttttcaaataggttttaagtttttctaaaagttataactcttctgaatggtccttttgaccagacatgaagagtctataaaagcaagtctttgttttgcatttcaagaatcttgaacacttatttcatacaatcctttacaagccttgaatctctttgaacttcttcttcttctttgtaccaaaagctttctgaagttttttggtttttccaaaccttgaaaacttgtgctattcatcttttcattctcttctccctttgccaaaaagaattcgccaaggactaaccacctgaattctttttgtgtctcttttctcccttttccaaaagaacaaaggactaaccgcctgaattcttttgtgtctcccttctcccctgtcaaagaattcaaaacgacacagtctgagaattcttttgattcttcccattccctaatacaaaagtgttcaaaggactaaccgcctgagaattcttttgtatccccattcacaaagtatcaaaggtttaacagcctgagatctttgtcttaacacagtggagggtacatcctttgtggtacaagtagagggtacatctacttgggtttgactgagaacaagagagggtacatctcttgtggatcagttctagtggagggtacatccactaggttcaaagagaacaagggagggtacataccttgtggatctttgcttgtaaaaggatttttacaaggttgaaagaaatctcaaggatcgcaggtcgcttggggactggatgtaggcacgggttgttgccgaaccaatataaaaactcttgtgtgtttgtttccttcttccctactcttttactttccactgtgcatttaatttccgcttttactttctattaagtttctcttctactccatattctcttaacaacaaaagtaaaagccttaaaagagtaattttttaattagtaaaggtttaggaataattaattcaacccccccttcttaattattctgaggccactcgatccaacactatCTAGACAATAGCCTTATATTAGCTGAACTCAATTACAACAATGCAGAACTCATATCAGAGTTTGAACATCTATTTTCTCATATGACAGGTATATTAATTACAGAGCAATTTACACCTCTGAAAATTGTTATGTCCATTTCTCTTTTAGTTATTCTCCTCTACAATTCAATACTTCAACTGGATTCATTTTTCTTCGCATCTAACACCACATATCGATGATTCCAGACGAACAAGCATCAATTTATAACCAGATTGTTGAAGTTGTTAATAAAGATGAAGGTGGTATGTTTTTCCTCTATGGATATAGAGGTATAGGAAAAACATACATTTGGAAAACACTCGCAAGTTCACTAAAAGCtgacaataaaattgtaattatggTTGCTTCTAGCGGCATAACTTCTCTACTATTGCATGGAGGTAGAACTGCACATTCAAAATTAGTTCTAGTTTTTGAAGACTCAACTTGCAATATCCATCAAGGAACTCAATTAGTTGAACTATTAAATCAGAAAAGTCTAATCATTTGGGATGAAGCACCCATGGCTCACAAATTCTATTTTGAGGCACTTGATCACAGCCTTAGAGATATCATCAAACACAACTCAACGGATAATAAAATCTTTGGAGGTAAAGTCATGGTCTTTGGTGGAGATTTTCGGCAGATCCTGCCAGTCATTCCAAGAGGCAGCCACTCTGATATTGCTAATGCAAAAATTAATTCCTCTTATCTATGGGATCATTGTCAGGTCTTGAGGCTGACAAAAAACATGCGTTTACAAAACAACATGCAAGCAACAGATCAAGAAGAAATTGCGTCTTTTGCACAATGGATTATAGATATTGGTGATGGTATTATTGGACATGACAATGATGGCTATGCTACTATTGAAATTCCACAGGAACTATTAATCATAGAATATAATGATCCCATTCATAGTATAGTCAGTTCTACATTCCCAGATTTATGTCATCATCACAATGATCCTGAATACTTCCAATCTAAAGCAATATTAGCTTCTATAAATGAAACAATACAACAAGTTAATGATTATATACTTACATTGATACCAGGTGATCATATACTAAATTATCTTATTGTGTTTTTCATGTTTTAGTTCCGACAAAATCATAATAACGATTAATGTTGCAACTTTGCTGAATTTGACATTTTTTGTTAATGAATAGGCGTTTTCATGTCTAAAATAATCATAGGTGAACAAATGGAATATCCGAGCTCTGATTCAGTTGACAAATCTGAAACCATTGAAAGTTGTCATTTTCGTTCACTCATAACTGAATTTCTTAATTCGTTGATAACATCTGGCTTACCTAATCATTGTCTCACACTCAAAATTGGAACACCTATAATGTTGTTAAGGAACTTAGACCAAACTCAAGGGTTGTGTAACAATACTAGGTTAATTGTGACAAGGCTAGCACAACATGTTATTGCAGCTGACATAATTTCTGTGACAAATGTCGGAGGTCATGTTTATATCCCAGGAATGTCTATGTCGCCTTCTCAGTCACCATGTTTATATCCTTC includes these proteins:
- the LOC106794977 gene encoding ATP-dependent DNA helicase pif1, whose product is MIPDEQASIYNQIVEVVNKDEGGMFFLYGYRGIGKTYIWKTLASSLKADNKIVIMVASSGITSLLLHGGRTAHSKLVLVFEDSTCNIHQGTQLVELLNQKSLIIWDEAPMAHKFYFEALDHSLRDIIKHNSTDNKIFGGKVMVFGGDFRQILPVIPRGSHSDIANAKINSSYLWDHCQVLRLTKNMRLQNNMQATDQEEIASFAQWIIDIGDGIIGHDNDGYATIEIPQELLIIEYNDPIHSIVSSTFPDLCHHHNDPEYFQSKAILASINETIQQVNDYILTLIPGDHILNYLIVFFMF